One genomic segment of Candidatus Fukatsuia endosymbiont of Tuberolachnus salignus includes these proteins:
- the coaBC gene encoding bifunctional phosphopantothenoylcysteine decarboxylase/phosphopantothenate--cysteine ligase CoaBC: MEFVDNRTELTGKRIVLGISGGIAAYKCPELVRRLRDKGAVVRVVMTEAAKAFITPLTLQAVSGYAVADNLLDQAVETAMGHIELAKWADLIVIAPASADLLARVAAGMANDLLTTLCLASSAPVAAIPAMNQQMYHASATQANLQVLASRAILLWGPGSGSQACGDIGPGRMLEPCEIVALVQSHFFSKQDLKKLRIMITTGPTREALDPVRFISNQSSGKMGFSIAQAAAKRGAQVTLISGVVHLATPPSVKRIDVINALEMQQIVQRNAATQHIFISCAAVADYRVEQVSDKKIKKQGEEIMLKMVRNPDIVAGVASMMDDRPFVVGFAAETDNVEEYARQKLVRKNLDLICANDVSLEKNGFNSDTNALHLFWSTGEKRLSHSDKSLLGQRLLDEIISRYEEKNRR; this comes from the coding sequence ATGGAGTTCGTCGACAATCGTACCGAACTCACTGGCAAACGTATTGTGCTCGGTATTAGTGGAGGGATTGCTGCTTACAAATGCCCAGAGCTAGTGCGCCGTTTACGTGATAAGGGTGCAGTAGTACGTGTTGTAATGACCGAAGCGGCTAAGGCTTTTATTACTCCACTCACATTACAGGCGGTTTCGGGTTATGCCGTCGCTGACAATTTGCTCGATCAGGCCGTAGAAACGGCAATGGGGCATATTGAGTTAGCTAAATGGGCTGATCTTATCGTTATAGCGCCGGCTAGCGCGGATTTACTGGCACGTGTTGCTGCCGGTATGGCGAATGATCTGTTGACAACCCTTTGTTTGGCCAGTTCTGCTCCCGTTGCCGCTATCCCCGCGATGAACCAACAGATGTACCATGCCAGCGCTACTCAGGCTAATCTACAAGTGCTAGCAAGTCGCGCGATTCTACTGTGGGGGCCAGGTAGTGGCAGTCAAGCTTGCGGTGATATTGGCCCTGGTCGGATGCTTGAACCTTGTGAAATAGTTGCTCTAGTACAGAGTCATTTTTTTAGCAAGCAAGACTTAAAGAAGCTACGCATCATGATTACTACTGGACCAACACGTGAAGCACTGGACCCGGTACGTTTTATCAGTAATCAAAGTTCAGGCAAAATGGGTTTTTCTATCGCTCAAGCAGCGGCAAAACGTGGAGCACAAGTGACCTTGATTTCTGGGGTGGTGCATTTAGCAACGCCGCCAAGCGTAAAACGTATTGATGTGATCAATGCATTGGAGATGCAGCAAATTGTGCAGCGAAACGCGGCAACACAACATATTTTTATTTCTTGTGCCGCCGTCGCTGATTATCGTGTTGAACAGGTATCAGATAAAAAAATCAAAAAACAGGGCGAAGAAATCATGCTAAAAATGGTCAGAAATCCAGATATCGTTGCTGGTGTAGCATCAATGATGGATGACCGTCCATTTGTCGTTGGATTTGCCGCCGAAACCGATAATGTGGAAGAATACGCTCGACAAAAATTGGTACGAAAAAATCTGGATCTTATTTGTGCTAACGATGTATCCCTTGAAAAAAATGGGTTTAATAGTGATACCAATGCATTGCACCTTTTTTGGTCGACAGGAGAAAAACGTTTATCGCACAGCGATAAATCTCTCCTCGGTCAACGTTTATTAGATGAGATTATTAGCCGTTATGAAGAAAAAAATCGACGTTAA
- the dut gene encoding dUTP diphosphatase — protein MKKKIDVKIMDPRMGKEFPLPTYATAGSAGLDLRACLDEALDLAPGETTLLPTGLAIHIADSSLTAMILPRSGLGHKNGIVLGNLVGLIDSDYQGQLMVSIWNRGKKFFTIEPGERVAQMVLVPVVQAGFNIVEEFTNSERGTGGFGHSGRQ, from the coding sequence ATGAAGAAAAAAATCGACGTTAAGATAATGGATCCTAGAATGGGTAAAGAATTTCCCTTACCGACATACGCAACTGCCGGCTCGGCGGGGCTGGATTTGCGGGCCTGTTTAGATGAAGCGTTAGATTTAGCACCAGGAGAAACCACGTTATTGCCAACCGGATTAGCTATTCATATCGCCGACAGCAGCTTGACTGCCATGATTTTGCCGCGCTCTGGATTAGGCCATAAGAACGGCATTGTTTTAGGTAATCTGGTCGGATTAATTGACTCAGATTATCAAGGGCAATTGATGGTATCTATATGGAACCGCGGTAAAAAATTTTTCACTATCGAGCCTGGTGAGCGTGTTGCTCAAATGGTGTTGGTGCCTGTGGTACAGGCTGGATTTAATATTGTTGAAGAATTTACCAATAGTGAGCGTGGCACTGGTGGTTTTGGTCATTCAGGGCGTCAATAA
- the zitB gene encoding CDF family zinc transporter ZitB has protein sequence MANSSFFLQDSNSRRLLIAFIITTLFMVAEVIGGLLSSSLALLADAGHMVTDAMALLLALVAVHFAQRKPNMRHTFGYLRLTTVAAFVNAGALFLIVLLIVWEAMHRFVEPHDVLGVPMLIVAIAGFFANLFSFWILHRGTEEKNINVRAATLHILGDLLGSVGAIVAAIVILMTGWTPIDPILSILVSVLVLRSAWRLLKESFHELLEGAPHDVDIDKLRQALCTNIDEVRDVHHVHLWQAGEQRLMTLHVQVAPPNDHDDLLQRIQQYLLTHYNIAHATIQTEYQHCKKADCDIGQLVSTTCKVHHH, from the coding sequence ATGGCTAATTCCTCATTTTTTCTACAAGACAGTAATAGTAGACGTTTACTGATAGCCTTTATAATCACCACCTTATTTATGGTTGCAGAAGTCATTGGCGGTTTACTCTCTAGCTCGCTAGCACTATTAGCGGATGCGGGTCATATGGTAACTGATGCGATGGCGTTACTGCTCGCACTGGTTGCCGTTCACTTTGCACAGCGTAAACCCAATATGCGCCATACTTTTGGTTATCTGCGTTTGACCACCGTAGCGGCGTTCGTTAACGCCGGCGCTTTATTTTTGATCGTTTTATTGATTGTCTGGGAAGCGATGCACCGTTTTGTGGAACCACATGACGTACTGGGCGTTCCTATGCTAATAGTTGCTATCGCTGGATTTTTTGCTAATCTCTTCTCTTTCTGGATATTGCATCGTGGCACGGAAGAAAAAAATATCAACGTACGCGCTGCAACTTTGCACATACTTGGCGATTTATTGGGTTCAGTAGGTGCGATTGTCGCTGCGATTGTGATCCTAATGACGGGTTGGACACCGATAGATCCTATCTTGTCTATCTTAGTTTCAGTACTAGTATTACGTAGTGCCTGGCGTTTACTGAAAGAAAGCTTTCACGAATTGCTCGAAGGTGCCCCGCACGACGTAGATATCGATAAATTACGTCAGGCATTGTGCACTAACATCGATGAAGTTCGTGACGTTCATCATGTTCATTTGTGGCAAGCGGGTGAACAGCGTTTAATGACGCTACACGTGCAGGTTGCTCCACCCAATGATCACGATGATTTATTGCAGCGAATTCAACAGTATCTGTTAACACACTATAATATTGCCCACGCCACTATCCAGACAGAATATCAACATTGCAAGAAAGCAGATTGTGATATCGGCCAGTTAGTTAGCACTACCTGTAAGGTACATCATCATTAA
- a CDS encoding dermonecrotic toxin domain-containing protein has translation MQTKPTNVQPSQDALALTTEWHMVPYSEYNAGTSCSAPAEGVIQEDLLLRDRKSYIEKVNRLKENYPQIIPSAAKYLKDAIKEKYGLDINPNKTFFNRFNYASSSSETFIGWEHNGIPVESKTLTERLLGNFGAEDRLNSDELSSNNLANTMRFACCPLIL, from the coding sequence ATGCAAACTAAACCTACTAATGTGCAACCATCTCAGGATGCTCTTGCCTTAACAACCGAATGGCATATGGTACCTTACAGCGAATATAATGCTGGTACATCTTGCTCAGCGCCTGCTGAAGGCGTTATTCAGGAAGATTTGTTGCTCAGGGACAGAAAAAGCTATATCGAAAAAGTAAATAGACTGAAAGAGAATTACCCACAAATAATCCCATCAGCCGCAAAATATCTCAAAGATGCTATTAAAGAAAAATATGGTTTAGATATTAATCCCAATAAAACTTTTTTTAACAGATTTAATTATGCATCCAGTTCATCTGAAACTTTTATTGGCTGGGAGCATAATGGTATTCCCGTGGAATCAAAAACATTAACGGAACGTTTGTTAGGCAATTTTGGTGCCGAAGATCGCCTTAATTCCGACGAACTCAGTAGCAACAATTTGGCAAACACAATGAGGTTCGCCTGTTGCCCGTTGATTTTATGA
- a CDS encoding dermonecrotic toxin domain-containing protein, producing the protein MPVDFMKIVIESNFSKKYIDKLREFWRANEDTFRIVNKRLFIASARHQHETGNLSAQGLALVLKTTAGDTLNDRKISMVELEKNFLTAKK; encoded by the coding sequence TTGCCCGTTGATTTTATGAAAATAGTAATCGAAAGTAACTTTAGCAAGAAATATATAGATAAACTCCGTGAATTCTGGAGAGCGAATGAAGATACTTTTCGCATCGTGAATAAAAGATTATTTATCGCCTCAGCCAGACATCAGCACGAGACTGGGAATTTATCTGCGCAAGGGCTGGCGCTGGTACTGAAGACAACTGCAGGAGACACCCTGAACGATCGGAAAATTTCCATGGTAGAATTGGAAAAAAATTTTCTGACCGCAAAAAAATAG
- a CDS encoding dermonecrotic toxin domain-containing protein, with protein sequence MLLVHGANGKIILYKPGGDKTFHEFDDKQQLNNWVLEQAGDSHKRAELASHFSLDLFGNSDLSNFHVINCCNQIKS encoded by the coding sequence ATGCTGTTGGTTCACGGTGCCAACGGAAAAATTATTTTATACAAACCAGGTGGTGATAAAACATTTCATGAGTTTGATGATAAACAACAGCTTAATAACTGGGTTCTGGAACAGGCTGGAGACAGTCATAAGCGCGCGGAACTTGCCAGTCACTTTTCATTAGACCTCTTCGGAAACTCTGATTTATCTAATTTCCATGTTATAAATTGCTGCAATCAGATTAAATCGTAA
- a CDS encoding IS5 family transposase (programmed frameshift), with protein sequence MKYEQIKVLEEEKFRRLTGVKRSTFEKMIKILNEADKCKQGKGGRKPKLGLEDRLLMALEYLREYRTYFHVSRSDGVSESTCYETIKWIENTLIKHPDFALPGRKALLKSDREYELVLIDATETPIERPPKKQKQFYSGKKKRPTLKTQVIVDKKSKAVICTSFTHGRRHDFRLFKESGVRIHPEIKTVTDTGYQGLGKIHSNSALPKKKTKKNPLTKEDKRNNRELSSQRVLNENVIGMIKRFKIVSDRYRNRRKRFGLRFNLIAAIYNMEIR encoded by the exons ATGAAATATGAACAAATAAAGGTATTGGAAGAGGAAAAATTTCGGCGCTTAACCGGAGTTAAACGCAGTACATTTGAAAAGATGATAAAGATATTGAATGAAGCAGATAAATGTAAGCAAGGGAAAGGAGGTCGGAAACCCAAGCTGGGTTTAGAAGATCGCTTATTAATGGCCCTTGAGTATCTACGGGAATATCGCACTTATTTTCATGTTAGCCGAAGCGATGGGGTGAGTGAGAGCACCTGCTATGAAACGATTAAATGGATAGAAAATACGCTAATAAAGCATCCTGATTTTGCACTCCCTGGACGCAAAGCTTTATTAAAAAGTGATAGGGAGTATGAGCTCGTTCTTATTGATGCCACAGAAACGCCGATTGAACGTCCCC CAAAAAAACAAAAGCAGTTTTACTCAGGAAAAAAGAAACGACCCACCTTAAAAACCCAAGTGATCGTCGATAAAAAAAGCAAAGCAGTCATCTGTACAAGCTTTACTCATGGGAGGCGTCATGATTTTAGGTTGTTCAAAGAGTCTGGCGTGCGAATACATCCTGAAATCAAAACAGTGACAGATACAGGTTACCAAGGGCTTGGCAAGATCCATTCAAACTCGGCGTTGCCTAAGAAAAAGACAAAGAAAAATCCCTTAACAAAAGAAGATAAACGCAACAATCGTGAGTTATCAAGCCAGCGTGTATTAAACGAAAATGTCATTGGTATGATTAAACGATTTAAAATCGTATCAGATCGTTATCGAAACAGGCGAAAACGTTTTGGATTACGATTTAATCTGATTGCAGCAATTTATAACATGGAAATTAGATAA
- a CDS encoding IS630 transposase-related protein has product MTYPLKFRQHVLAIKEQEKLTYAQTATRFCIGTASLMRWAKRIEPCLTRDKPASKIARAALILDVETYPDASQYERAQRMGVSARGICHALKRAGFSYKKNILSSKSQRPIPRRFSDQDPGL; this is encoded by the coding sequence ATGACTTATCCATTAAAATTTCGCCAACATGTATTGGCTATTAAAGAGCAAGAAAAGCTTACATATGCCCAAACGGCCACACGTTTTTGTATTGGGACCGCAAGTCTGATGCGCTGGGCTAAACGAATAGAACCTTGTCTGACACGTGATAAACCCGCCAGTAAAATAGCTCGAGCGGCGTTGATTCTTGATGTGGAAACCTACCCTGACGCGTCTCAATACGAGCGAGCCCAACGTATGGGAGTGAGCGCTAGAGGTATCTGCCATGCGTTGAAACGGGCAGGGTTTAGCTATAAAAAAAACATTTTATCATCCAAAAGCCAACGCCCAATCCCGAGAAGATTTTCAGATCAAGATCCAGGCCTATGA
- a CDS encoding transposase: protein MDNVSFHKRQDIQSTRQKSGFILEYLPTYSPDLNPIEHKWAQAKALRRKRQCDIDTLFSDPLF from the coding sequence ATGGATAATGTGAGCTTTCACAAACGCCAGGATATCCAGTCTACTAGACAAAAATCTGGTTTTATTCTGGAATATCTCCCGACGTATTCTCCTGACCTCAACCCGATTGAGCACAAATGGGCTCAGGCTAAAGCCCTTCGTAGGAAACGACAATGCGATATCGACACTCTCTTTTCTGACCCTTTGTTTTGA
- a CDS encoding IS5 family transposase (programmed frameshift) — translation MKYEQIKVLEEEKFRRLTGVKRSTFEKVIKILNEADKCKQGKGGRKPKLGLEDRLLMALEYLREYRTYFHVSRSDGVSESTCYETIKWIENTLIKHPDFALPGRKALLKSDREYELVLIDATETPIERPPKKQKQFYSGKKKRPTLKTQVIVDKKSKAVICTSFTHGRRHDFRLFKESGVRIHPEIKTVTDTGYQGLGKIHSNSALPKKKTKKNPLTQEDKRNNRELSSQRVLNENVIGMIKRFKIVSDRYRNRRKRFGLRFNLIAAIYNMEIR, via the exons ATGAAATATGAACAAATAAAGGTATTGGAAGAGGAAAAATTTCGGCGCTTAACCGGAGTTAAACGCAGTACATTTGAAAAGGTGATAAAGATATTGAATGAAGCAGATAAATGTAAGCAAGGGAAAGGAGGTCGGAAACCCAAGCTGGGTTTAGAAGATCGCTTATTAATGGCCCTTGAGTATCTACGGGAATATCGCACTTATTTTCATGTTAGCCGAAGCGATGGGGTGAGTGAGAGCACCTGCTATGAAACGATTAAATGGATAGAAAATACGCTAATAAAGCATCCTGATTTTGCACTCCCTGGACGCAAAGCTTTATTAAAAAGTGATAGGGAGTATGAGCTCGTTCTTATTGATGCCACAGAAACGCCGATTGAACGTCCCC CAAAAAAACAAAAGCAGTTTTACTCAGGAAAAAAGAAACGACCCACCTTAAAAACCCAAGTGATCGTCGATAAAAAAAGCAAAGCAGTCATCTGTACAAGCTTTACTCATGGGAGGCGTCATGATTTTAGGTTGTTCAAAGAGTCTGGCGTGCGAATACATCCTGAAATCAAAACAGTGACAGATACAGGTTACCAAGGGCTTGGCAAGATCCATTCAAACTCGGCGTTGCCTAAGAAAAAGACAAAGAAAAATCCCTTAACACAAGAAGATAAACGCAACAATCGTGAGTTATCAAGCCAGCGTGTATTAAACGAAAATGTCATTGGTATGATTAAACGATTTAAAATCGTATCAGATCGTTATCGAAACAGGCGAAAACGTTTTGGATTACGATTTAATCTGATTGCAGCAATTTATAACATGGAAATTAGATAA
- a CDS encoding phage tail tip fiber protein — protein MLSGQNGKKFSPFAVKNNQVFIREGFIQDATIGSAQIKEAAITNTKIGGPLQSANWAAGRSGWKIEKAGHAEFNDATFRGTIYATDGWFKGTVSADKIEGDILDMSPNFFKTKKGSIPDSQSVIFPLFYIKKTASPRRVLLLGRKEKGIALSVSPDWVRATITRDGMDVQYLGKAGAGLLGEYVNAVNEDIDITLPAGEGEVLIGLRLQSTRGKLRMFNWTASGDIYTMKNAASIKIA, from the coding sequence TTGTTAAGTGGGCAAAATGGCAAAAAATTCTCGCCCTTTGCGGTAAAAAATAATCAAGTCTTTATACGTGAGGGCTTTATTCAAGATGCGACCATTGGCAGCGCTCAAATAAAAGAGGCCGCCATCACTAATACAAAAATTGGTGGGCCTCTCCAGTCGGCAAACTGGGCGGCAGGCCGTTCAGGATGGAAAATAGAGAAAGCCGGACACGCTGAGTTTAACGATGCCACCTTCAGAGGGACGATATATGCCACCGATGGCTGGTTTAAAGGGACAGTGTCTGCGGATAAAATAGAAGGGGATATTCTGGACATGTCTCCTAATTTTTTTAAAACAAAAAAAGGCAGCATTCCCGATAGCCAATCTGTAATATTCCCTTTGTTTTATATAAAAAAAACAGCCTCACCACGAAGAGTGTTGCTATTAGGGAGAAAAGAGAAAGGGATAGCCTTGAGCGTATCACCTGATTGGGTCAGAGCAACGATAACCCGTGATGGCATGGATGTGCAATACCTTGGGAAAGCCGGGGCGGGGCTATTAGGAGAGTATGTTAACGCTGTCAACGAAGATATTGATATCACCCTCCCGGCAGGTGAAGGGGAGGTATTAATTGGTTTAAGATTACAATCTACAAGGGGTAAGCTTAGAATGTTCAACTGGACGGCAAGCGGTGATATCTACACCATGAAAAACGCAGCCAGTATCAAAATAGCCTGA
- a CDS encoding IS630 family transposase — translation MKIELTADQKITLEAQHRQSHDRRVCDRIRCVLLSADGWTPPMIAHSQLINETTVRRHLTDYHKLNKLKPENGGSDGYLNAEQTTSLVEHLTQPLYHHNHQIVAYIAGRWNITFTVSGLYKGLKQHGFSYKKPKGVPHKFDVEKQQQFIKTYSELKDAAGNDPILFIDAVHPTQATKISYGWIRKGQDKTIETTGSRTRLNIMGALNIQNVANPIIRDDETINSENVVHFLSAIRAHYPITTTAHVILEGAGYHRSQLVQDAALTLNIQLHYLPPYSPNLNPIERLWKVMNEQTRNNRYYPSKQSFKNDILNFFEVKLPQMASSLVSRLNDNCQALNPAS, via the coding sequence ATGAAAATAGAGCTGACTGCTGACCAGAAAATTACCCTCGAAGCCCAACATCGTCAAAGCCATGACCGCCGTGTCTGTGACAGGATCCGGTGTGTTTTGTTGTCCGCAGACGGCTGGACTCCCCCTATGATTGCTCACTCACAGCTCATTAATGAAACCACGGTGCGGCGCCACCTTACAGACTATCATAAACTCAACAAGCTCAAGCCTGAAAATGGCGGCTCCGATGGCTATCTCAATGCGGAACAGACCACGTCGCTGGTTGAACATCTCACCCAGCCGCTCTACCACCACAATCACCAAATTGTGGCGTATATCGCTGGACGCTGGAACATCACCTTTACCGTATCAGGTCTGTATAAAGGGTTGAAGCAGCATGGCTTTAGCTATAAAAAGCCGAAAGGTGTTCCGCATAAATTTGACGTTGAGAAACAACAGCAATTTATAAAGACCTACAGCGAATTGAAAGACGCCGCGGGTAATGACCCCATACTGTTTATTGATGCCGTTCATCCGACACAAGCCACCAAAATAAGCTACGGCTGGATACGAAAAGGCCAGGATAAAACGATAGAGACCACCGGGAGCAGAACGCGGTTGAATATCATGGGAGCCTTGAACATCCAGAATGTGGCTAACCCCATAATCCGTGATGATGAGACGATTAACAGCGAAAATGTGGTTCACTTCCTGTCTGCCATTCGCGCGCATTATCCCATCACGACAACGGCACATGTGATCCTCGAGGGTGCAGGCTATCACCGTTCACAGCTTGTGCAAGACGCCGCGCTTACGTTGAATATCCAGCTTCATTACCTTCCGCCGTATAGCCCGAATCTAAACCCGATAGAGCGATTGTGGAAGGTGATGAATGAGCAAACACGAAACAATAGATATTACCCATCTAAACAGAGTTTTAAGAACGATATCTTAAACTTCTTTGAGGTGAAGCTACCACAAATGGCAAGTTCTCTGGTATCTCGCTTAAACGATAATTGCCAGGCGCTAAATCCTGCATCTTGA
- a CDS encoding IS630 transposase-related protein → MCGDSEPNALGWAKRIDPCLTRDKPATKINHAALLLDVETYPDASQYEHAQRMGVSARGIGDALKRAGFSYKKNILSSQNRRPSTKRFSD, encoded by the coding sequence TTGTGTGGGGACAGCGAGCCTAATGCGCTGGGCTGGGCTAAACGTATCGACCCTTGCCTAACTCGTGATAAACCGGCGACCAAAATAAATCACGCCGCGTTGCTCCTTGATGTGGAAACCTATCCTGACGCGTCTCAATACGAACACGCTCAACGTATGGGGGTCAGTGCTCGAGGGATAGGCGATGCGTTAAAACGGGCTGGGTTTAGCTATAAAAAAAACATTTTATCATCCCAAAATCGACGTCCAAGCACGAAAAGATTTTCAGACTAA
- a CDS encoding transposase has translation MKGKRCYGQHDWHAKACTNVIGAQLNGKLTTVCTFDCHINSDIFYAWVTQDLLLKSPPGAVLVMDNVSFHKRQDIQSARQQAGFILEYLPTYSPDMNPIEHKWAQAKALRRKRQCDIDTLFYDPLF, from the coding sequence GTGAAAGGTAAGCGCTGTTACGGCCAACACGATTGGCATGCCAAAGCGTGTACTAACGTCATTGGCGCCCAGCTTAACGGAAAATTAACCACGGTTTGTACCTTCGACTGCCATATCAACAGCGATATTTTTTATGCCTGGGTCACCCAAGATTTATTGCTAAAATCTCCTCCAGGGGCCGTACTTGTAATGGATAATGTCAGTTTCCATAAGCGCCAAGACATTCAGTCTGCTAGACAGCAAGCCGGCTTTATTCTGGAATATCTTCCCACTTATTCTCCTGATATGAACCCCATTGAGCACAAATGGGCTCAAGCTAAAGCCCTTCGTAGAAAGCGACAATGTGATATCGATACCTTGTTCTATGACCCTCTATTTTAA
- a CDS encoding ISAs1 family transposase, producing MSILKQLALIPDPRKDINIKHHLLDVIFLFFAAVLSGASGWKSIQDFGEAQLDWLKKYGSYHGESPRRHCIAKIINALDTNLLIQSLFLWINERRQRAGKTLLAIDGKTLRRTWSEEICTALHVVSAYDVDAGITLYQKAANNKGKEGELARQSIDALALDNAIVTLDSLHCQTSTSSLITQRKGNFVVQLKATQKKLFEQVKQQFAFAYDSDKLHEYTQTNQGHGRIEKRTVMQINAELPNELKAKWPTIRTFIEVASERTKNNVTHCRSRWYVSSLTLNAEQAAQAIRLHWGIENQLHWVLDVVFREDELLIKAPDGAAHVALFNRVALGVIKQHKGKQDSIASKRRRAAWSADFRSKLIFG from the coding sequence ATGAGTATTTTAAAGCAATTAGCCCTGATCCCTGACCCGCGTAAAGATATTAATATCAAACATCACCTGCTCGATGTTATTTTCCTGTTTTTTGCCGCCGTGTTAAGTGGGGCCTCGGGATGGAAATCCATCCAGGATTTTGGCGAAGCTCAGCTCGATTGGCTAAAAAAATATGGCTCTTATCATGGTGAGAGCCCACGTCGTCATTGTATTGCTAAAATCATCAATGCATTAGATACAAATTTGCTGATTCAATCCTTGTTTTTATGGATTAACGAACGACGCCAACGAGCCGGTAAGACGTTGCTCGCCATCGACGGTAAAACCTTGCGGAGAACCTGGTCTGAAGAGATTTGCACTGCGCTGCATGTGGTGAGTGCCTATGATGTTGATGCTGGTATTACGCTTTATCAAAAAGCGGCGAACAATAAGGGAAAAGAAGGAGAATTAGCCCGTCAGAGCATTGACGCGTTAGCGCTGGATAATGCTATTGTGACGCTCGATTCATTGCATTGCCAAACCTCAACTTCATCACTTATCACGCAACGTAAAGGCAATTTTGTGGTGCAGCTTAAAGCGACTCAAAAGAAGCTGTTTGAACAGGTAAAACAGCAATTTGCTTTTGCCTATGATAGCGATAAATTGCACGAATATACGCAGACTAATCAGGGGCATGGCCGGATAGAAAAACGTACGGTTATGCAAATTAATGCGGAATTACCCAATGAATTAAAAGCGAAATGGCCTACCATTCGTACTTTCATTGAGGTCGCTAGTGAACGAACAAAAAATAATGTCACCCACTGTCGGTCACGTTGGTATGTCAGCTCATTAACGCTGAATGCAGAACAAGCGGCACAGGCAATTCGGCTGCATTGGGGGATAGAAAATCAACTTCACTGGGTATTGGATGTGGTGTTTAGAGAAGATGAACTCTTGATAAAAGCTCCGGATGGAGCAGCCCATGTCGCTCTTTTCAATCGCGTCGCGTTGGGTGTGATTAAACAGCACAAAGGTAAACAAGATAGTATTGCCAGTAAACGTAGACGAGCCGCCTGGTCAGCCGATTTTCGTAGTAAACTTATTTTTGGTTAA